One Stenotrophomonas oahuensis genomic region harbors:
- a CDS encoding DUF1254 domain-containing protein, which translates to MRRWIALFVFAALSVGCGSRDEAQPAPVAAEPTEQSPAAATPAARAPAPAPVPAPAERPPVLTADGAQVVTPANFVRAESDRYMANLAKESGGPGKMVHRREPASIENQSVIRLNRDTLYSSAVFDLDAGPVTITLPDAGDRFQSLMVVNQDHYAWTEYGAGAHSFDRQKAGTRYVVAGVRTLVNPADPADVEAVHRLQDAITVAQPGGPGQLDLPKWDAASQDKVRDALLGLAATSPDFQHAFGQKDEVDPVAHLIATAAGWGGNPDKDATYLGVAPPRNDGKTVYRLRVKDVPVDAFWSVSVYNAKGYYEKNALGAYSLNNLTAVKDPDGTVTIQFGGCDGKVPNCLPTVPGWNYTVRLYRPQQAILDGSWTFPAAEPVV; encoded by the coding sequence ATGCGCAGATGGATTGCGTTGTTTGTGTTTGCCGCGCTGAGCGTCGGGTGCGGCTCAAGGGATGAAGCGCAGCCTGCGCCGGTTGCCGCTGAGCCGACAGAACAGTCGCCAGCAGCTGCCACACCCGCCGCGCGTGCGCCCGCGCCGGCTCCGGTCCCAGCGCCGGCAGAGCGCCCGCCGGTGCTTACCGCCGACGGTGCACAAGTGGTGACGCCGGCCAACTTCGTTCGGGCCGAGTCTGACCGGTACATGGCCAACCTGGCCAAGGAATCGGGTGGGCCGGGCAAGATGGTGCACCGGCGCGAGCCGGCGTCCATCGAGAACCAGTCCGTCATCCGCCTCAACCGCGACACCCTGTACAGCTCGGCGGTGTTCGACCTGGATGCAGGCCCGGTCACGATTACGCTGCCGGATGCAGGCGACCGTTTCCAATCATTGATGGTGGTCAACCAGGACCATTACGCGTGGACCGAGTATGGCGCGGGTGCGCATTCGTTCGACCGTCAGAAGGCGGGCACGCGCTACGTGGTGGCCGGGGTTCGTACCTTGGTAAATCCGGCAGACCCTGCCGACGTGGAGGCCGTGCATCGTCTGCAGGACGCCATCACGGTGGCCCAGCCGGGCGGTCCTGGGCAACTGGACCTGCCAAAGTGGGATGCGGCCAGCCAGGACAAGGTGCGCGATGCTCTGCTGGGACTGGCGGCGACGTCGCCTGATTTCCAGCATGCCTTCGGACAGAAGGACGAGGTTGATCCGGTGGCGCACCTGATCGCTACGGCGGCGGGGTGGGGCGGCAATCCGGACAAGGACGCCACGTATCTCGGGGTAGCTCCGCCGCGTAATGACGGCAAGACGGTGTACCGGCTGCGGGTGAAGGACGTGCCGGTGGATGCGTTCTGGTCGGTGAGTGTGTACAACGCCAAGGGATACTATGAGAAGAATGCGCTGGGTGCGTACTCGCTCAACAACCTCACCGCGGTGAAAGACCCGGACGGTACGGTGACGATCCAGTTCGGGGGCTGCGATGGCAAGGTGCCGAATTGC